The proteins below come from a single Roseiflexus sp. RS-1 genomic window:
- a CDS encoding MFS transporter: MATPLTARSPWHVLTVTSLAVFAVLLDSLVLVVAFPDIERSFPAVSATALSWVLNAYTIIYGALLVPAGRLADRIGRRRTFLLGVTLFTTASVLCGLALSPGWLVALRMAQAAGGALLSPAALALTLAAFPPERRTLAVALNGAVGALAVVAGPPLGALIVQTVGWSGIFFLNLPIGLLALVVGWRVLAEWREPTTAWPDGLGVTLLIVGVGLLTGGLVQSEAWGWSSPAVLAMLAVGATVLGGFLRRAQRVAVPVLDLALFASGPFRRANLANTLFGVAFTAMFFGSVFFLTRIWGFSLVQAGLAITPGPLMVVLGAPLAGRLASRWGHRRLLVVGGLLYAAGALVLLIGAGPTPQFLVRWLPAMVLTGLGVALIIPLLSGAAVQGLSLAQLATGSSVVQALRQFASVLGVALTVLLLGDGVLTAVSFAPIFGLMLAGGLVVSAISAGLPQVVVPARKEGASDYEPVV, translated from the coding sequence GTGGCAACGCCATTAACCGCCCGCTCACCCTGGCATGTGCTTACCGTCACCAGCCTGGCAGTCTTCGCCGTGTTGCTTGATAGTCTGGTGCTGGTGGTGGCCTTCCCGGACATCGAACGCAGTTTCCCCGCCGTCTCTGCCACCGCGCTCTCCTGGGTGCTCAACGCCTACACGATCATCTACGGCGCACTGTTGGTTCCTGCCGGGCGTCTTGCCGACCGAATCGGACGCCGCCGGACCTTTCTGCTCGGTGTGACGCTGTTCACGACGGCCTCAGTCCTGTGCGGACTGGCGCTGTCACCGGGGTGGCTGGTCGCGCTGCGAATGGCGCAGGCGGCAGGTGGGGCGCTCCTCTCGCCAGCTGCGCTGGCCCTCACGCTTGCCGCCTTCCCACCAGAGCGACGGACCCTCGCGGTGGCGCTCAATGGCGCAGTTGGCGCCCTGGCAGTCGTGGCCGGGCCACCCCTTGGCGCGCTGATCGTACAGACGGTCGGCTGGTCGGGGATCTTTTTTCTCAACCTGCCAATCGGGCTGCTGGCGCTCGTGGTTGGGTGGCGTGTGCTGGCGGAATGGCGCGAGCCGACCACTGCCTGGCCTGACGGGTTGGGGGTGACCCTGCTCATCGTCGGTGTCGGTCTACTGACTGGCGGGCTGGTGCAGAGCGAAGCCTGGGGTTGGTCATCGCCAGCAGTGCTCGCCATGCTGGCCGTCGGGGCCACGGTGCTGGGCGGCTTTCTACGTCGTGCGCAGCGGGTGGCCGTCCCGGTGCTGGATCTCGCGCTATTCGCAAGCGGCCCGTTCCGCCGGGCGAATCTGGCCAACACGTTGTTCGGCGTAGCCTTCACCGCAATGTTCTTCGGCTCGGTGTTCTTCCTGACCCGGATTTGGGGCTTTAGCCTCGTCCAGGCCGGGCTGGCGATCACCCCGGGACCGCTCATGGTAGTCCTCGGGGCGCCGCTGGCGGGGCGGCTCGCAAGCCGCTGGGGACATCGGCGCCTGCTGGTCGTCGGCGGCCTGCTCTACGCCGCTGGCGCCCTGGTGCTGCTCATTGGGGCTGGTCCGACGCCGCAGTTTCTTGTCCGCTGGCTGCCAGCAATGGTGCTCACTGGCCTGGGCGTCGCCCTGATCATCCCGCTGTTGAGCGGCGCGGCCGTGCAGGGACTGTCCCTGGCGCAACTCGCGACCGGCAGCAGCGTGGTGCAGGCCCTGCGCCAGTTCGCCAGTGTGCTCGGGGTCGCGCTGACCGTGCTGTTGCTGGGCGACGGGGTGCTGACAGCCGTGTCCTTCGCGCCGATCTTCGGCTTGATGCTCGCGGGTGGATTGGTGGTGAGCGCGATCAGCGCCGGACTGCCGCAGGTAGTCGTGCCAGCTCGCAAGGAGGGCGCCTCGGACTACGAGCCTGTCGTGTGA
- a CDS encoding TetR/AcrR family transcriptional regulator: MGKGTETRERIIARAAEIFNVDGYAGTAISDIMRATGLEKGGIYRHFSGKDALALAAFDYAAGQVRQRIAASLAGSPTAVATLLGFVEVFRGYAHNPPVVGGCPILNTAIDSDDTNPALAQRAAAVIDEWRSLIRTTVAQGIARGEIRPEIDGDALALLMIATLEGAVMLARLLRDAAPLEQAANHLCSYIEQSVRAC; the protein is encoded by the coding sequence ATGGGTAAAGGCACAGAAACACGTGAGCGAATCATCGCTCGGGCAGCAGAGATCTTCAACGTCGATGGCTATGCAGGGACGGCAATCAGCGATATCATGCGCGCTACTGGCCTGGAAAAGGGTGGCATCTACCGCCACTTCAGCGGCAAGGATGCACTCGCCCTGGCTGCGTTCGACTATGCCGCCGGGCAGGTGCGTCAGCGCATCGCCGCCAGTCTGGCTGGGAGTCCGACCGCAGTGGCGACCTTGCTGGGGTTCGTGGAAGTTTTTCGCGGCTATGCCCACAACCCGCCCGTGGTCGGCGGCTGTCCCATCCTCAACACCGCTATCGACAGCGACGACACCAATCCTGCGCTGGCACAGCGGGCGGCGGCGGTGATCGACGAGTGGCGCAGCCTGATCCGCACCACTGTCGCCCAGGGCATCGCGCGCGGCGAGATCCGGCCCGAGATCGACGGCGATGCCCTCGCTCTCCTCATGATCGCTACGCTGGAGGGCGCCGTGATGCTCGCCCGCCTGTTGCGTGATGCTGCGCCACTGGAGCAGGCTGCGAACCACCTGTGCAGTTATATCGAGCAGTCCGTTCGCGCGTGCTGA
- a CDS encoding DUF5615 family PIN-like protein, with product MARLYANEHFPLPAVEEVRRSGHDVLTSYESGRAGQAVSDEDVLAFAGAEECIVITLNRKHKAMGCQARESSAAVSTAAAAAPGT from the coding sequence ATGGCGCGCTTATACGCCAATGAGCATTTTCCCCTTCCAGCCGTTGAGGAAGTGCGACGGTCGGGACATGATGTGCTAACCAGCTACGAGAGCGGTCGGGCGGGGCAGGCAGTCTCCGATGAAGATGTGCTGGCGTTTGCTGGAGCGGAAGAGTGCATCGTGATCACGCTCAATCGCAAACATAAGGCTATGGGCTGCCAGGCGAGGGAGTCGTCGGCCGCAGTGTCAACGGCGGCAGCCGCTGCGCCCGGAACGTGA
- a CDS encoding DUF6883 domain-containing protein, with the protein MRLPHGDQAIVEMVKLQEYCLSPTHPRGRHKARVFAAVLGITADNAEILRDALLRAALAGDAILTSQDAFGQRYVIDFQMQGPRGTAIVRSAWIVRTGEHIPRLTSCYVR; encoded by the coding sequence ATGCGTCTGCCACATGGCGATCAGGCAATAGTTGAGATGGTGAAGCTTCAGGAGTATTGCCTGAGTCCGACCCATCCTCGAGGACGTCACAAGGCGCGTGTGTTTGCAGCCGTGTTGGGCATCACTGCCGACAACGCTGAGATTCTGCGAGATGCCTTGCTCCGTGCAGCTCTCGCAGGGGACGCGATCCTCACCAGTCAGGACGCCTTCGGACAGCGCTATGTCATTGACTTTCAGATGCAAGGTCCACGAGGAACCGCAATCGTTCGCAGTGCGTGGATTGTGCGAACCGGCGAACATATTCCACGGCTTACAAGCTGTTACGTGCGCTAA
- a CDS encoding DUF4926 domain-containing protein, translating into MNDTPKLFDVVALLEDIPDYRLSRGQVGTIVEELAPHVFEVEFSDDNGRTYALLALRSDQFIVLHYEPKLAA; encoded by the coding sequence ATGAATGATACGCCAAAACTGTTCGATGTTGTCGCCCTGCTCGAAGATATTCCAGACTATCGCCTCAGCCGCGGTCAGGTCGGCACGATCGTCGAGGAGCTGGCGCCGCACGTTTTTGAGGTGGAGTTCAGCGACGATAACGGTCGAACATACGCACTGCTCGCGCTGCGCTCAGATCAGTTTATCGTCCTGCATTACGAACCGAAACTGGCAGCATGA
- the mutM gene encoding bifunctional DNA-formamidopyrimidine glycosylase/DNA-(apurinic or apyrimidinic site) lyase, producing MPELPEVQLAADSLGVQIVGARIVRVERLDWTRMVETPSPDEFITLLAGRQVHGWGRRAKWILLFLDGGWTLALHLRMSGSLTVQPADAPPDKHTHLVLRLDDGRQVFFRDPRKFGRARLLDADGRAALDAAHGDEPLSNAFTVERLAELLRGRKRAIKPLLLDQAVIAGIGNIYADEALWRARIHPLRPASDLSADEVAALHDGIRAALRQALTNGGSTLRDYRNSYGTRGTNQDHFNAYDREGQPCPRCGATIIKTVVAQRGTHYCPECQR from the coding sequence ATGCCCGAGTTACCCGAAGTTCAACTTGCTGCCGATAGCCTGGGAGTGCAGATCGTCGGTGCGCGGATCGTGCGTGTGGAACGGCTCGACTGGACCCGCATGGTCGAGACCCCCTCGCCCGATGAGTTCATCACGCTGCTCGCCGGTCGTCAGGTGCATGGGTGGGGGCGTCGCGCCAAGTGGATTCTGCTCTTTCTTGATGGCGGCTGGACGCTGGCGTTGCACCTGCGCATGTCCGGCAGTCTGACGGTCCAACCTGCGGACGCACCTCCCGATAAGCACACGCACCTGGTGCTCCGCCTCGATGATGGTCGCCAGGTTTTCTTCCGCGACCCGCGCAAGTTCGGGCGTGCACGATTGCTGGATGCGGATGGTCGGGCGGCGCTCGATGCGGCGCACGGCGATGAGCCGCTATCCAACGCATTCACCGTCGAGCGCCTGGCGGAGCTGCTGCGCGGGCGGAAACGGGCGATCAAGCCGCTGTTGCTGGACCAGGCGGTGATTGCGGGAATTGGCAACATTTACGCCGATGAAGCGCTGTGGCGCGCCCGCATCCATCCATTGCGCCCGGCATCCGACCTGAGCGCCGACGAAGTTGCGGCGCTCCACGATGGCATTCGCGCGGCGCTGCGGCAGGCGCTGACCAACGGCGGCAGCACGTTGCGCGACTACCGTAACTCATACGGAACGCGCGGCACGAACCAGGATCACTTCAACGCCTATGACCGTGAGGGACAACCGTGTCCGCGCTGCGGCGCAACGATCATCAAAACGGTCGTCGCGCAGCGCGGAACGCACTATTGCCCGGAATGTCAGCGGTGA
- a CDS encoding transglycosylase domain-containing protein — protein sequence MQVKPNSGSIYWRGFIALIRFLWRLCLAFVKLTIVATILTALAVFVVYRHYSRDLPDPAQIGRHRPAETGYIYARDGTLLYELIDPLSGRRTVVPFERIPRILIDATVAVEDAGFWTNPGVDLRGILRALILNYQAGEVVSGGSTITQQLVRNVLLSPDERDDLSLDRKLREAILAIEVSRRYSKEQILGVYLNEVYYGNQAYGIEAAAQSYFGKHVWELSAGEATLLAGLPQSPTTLNPLHNFAGAKQRQRTTLDLMVKYGYLTATEAQEIFEEPLRFAPIARDITAPHFVFYVIRLLEERYGPETLYRSGLRVVTTLDPQWQAEAERIARQWIREGGPGYTPLRDRNATNAGVVMLTPDAQIIAMVGSIDYNDPTIDGQVNVTLAPRQPGSALKPVVYAAALQRGWTPATIIWDTPVTYPAGDGTVYAPRNYDNAFHGPQRLRMALANSLNIPAVRTLEYVGIENFVSLAHRMGITTLNDPQRYGLPLALGAGEVRLLDLTAVYNTLRNGGRYRPPAAILKITNARGETLETLNDTPGRQTLGERGEQIAYLITDILSDNAARRSMFGRNNVMELRDGRPAAVKTGTSNEWRDSWTVGYTPDITIGVWVGNNDNAPMQEVAGSNGAGVIWRALMERYHEGRPILTFEPPDGISEVVICADTGALADEHCPRPISERFIAGTEPRTSDVTILTVRVSDDGACLAASYTPPERVRQVTFVVYPLAFRDWAESHGIPQPPQRYCPPPEASTGREGGIIARITQPITNTTVHGPLVYVRGAALGVYALEIAPGRSPQGGWRTIARGEAIQEGMLGIWQTGDDAPGEYTLRLRVTTREGILLEQHVWVRLEGEAGSGN from the coding sequence ATGCAGGTAAAGCCGAACAGCGGTTCGATCTATTGGCGAGGTTTCATCGCGCTGATACGCTTTCTCTGGCGTCTTTGCCTGGCATTCGTGAAATTGACGATCGTGGCGACCATCCTGACGGCGCTGGCGGTCTTCGTCGTCTACCGGCACTACAGCCGCGATCTGCCCGATCCGGCGCAGATCGGGCGACACCGCCCGGCGGAAACGGGGTATATCTATGCGCGTGATGGAACACTGCTCTACGAACTGATCGATCCGCTGAGCGGCAGACGCACCGTTGTGCCGTTCGAGCGTATTCCGCGCATCCTGATCGACGCGACTGTCGCCGTTGAAGATGCCGGTTTCTGGACCAACCCCGGCGTCGATCTGCGCGGCATTCTGCGCGCGTTGATCCTCAACTACCAGGCGGGCGAAGTGGTCAGCGGCGGTTCAACGATCACTCAGCAACTGGTGCGAAACGTCCTGCTCTCGCCCGATGAGCGCGACGACCTCTCGCTCGACCGGAAACTGCGCGAAGCCATCCTGGCAATCGAAGTATCCCGTCGCTACAGTAAAGAACAGATCCTTGGCGTGTACCTGAACGAAGTCTACTATGGCAATCAGGCATACGGCATCGAAGCTGCGGCGCAGTCCTATTTCGGCAAACACGTCTGGGAACTCTCAGCAGGCGAAGCCACTCTGCTCGCCGGTCTTCCCCAATCGCCAACAACCCTCAATCCGCTGCACAATTTCGCCGGAGCGAAGCAGCGTCAGCGCACCACCCTCGATCTGATGGTCAAATACGGCTATCTGACTGCAACAGAGGCGCAGGAGATCTTCGAAGAGCCGCTACGTTTCGCCCCGATTGCCAGAGACATCACGGCGCCGCACTTTGTGTTTTACGTCATCCGGTTGCTCGAAGAGCGTTACGGACCGGAGACGCTCTACCGCAGCGGATTGCGTGTCGTGACGACGCTCGACCCGCAGTGGCAGGCGGAAGCGGAACGCATCGCCCGGCAATGGATCCGCGAAGGTGGACCGGGATATACGCCCCTGCGTGATCGGAACGCAACCAATGCCGGTGTGGTGATGCTCACGCCCGACGCGCAGATCATTGCGATGGTCGGCAGTATCGATTACAACGATCCAACCATCGACGGGCAGGTGAATGTCACCCTCGCGCCGCGTCAACCGGGTTCTGCGCTCAAGCCGGTGGTGTATGCCGCTGCGCTCCAGCGGGGATGGACGCCAGCGACGATCATCTGGGATACGCCGGTGACATACCCTGCTGGCGATGGAACTGTCTACGCGCCACGCAACTACGACAACGCCTTCCACGGTCCGCAACGCCTGCGTATGGCGCTGGCAAACTCCCTCAACATTCCGGCAGTCCGAACCCTCGAATATGTCGGCATCGAGAACTTCGTATCGCTTGCCCACCGCATGGGAATCACCACCCTGAACGACCCGCAGCGTTACGGTTTGCCGCTGGCGCTCGGCGCTGGCGAGGTGCGCCTGCTCGACCTGACGGCAGTGTACAATACCCTTCGCAACGGCGGACGTTATCGCCCGCCAGCAGCGATCCTGAAGATCACGAATGCGCGCGGTGAAACTCTCGAAACCCTGAACGACACCCCCGGTCGTCAGACCCTCGGCGAACGCGGTGAACAGATCGCCTATCTGATCACCGACATCCTCAGCGACAATGCCGCGCGCCGGTCCATGTTCGGGCGAAACAATGTGATGGAACTCCGCGACGGGCGACCGGCTGCGGTCAAGACCGGCACCAGCAATGAGTGGCGCGACTCCTGGACGGTCGGATACACGCCCGACATTACGATAGGCGTGTGGGTGGGCAACAACGACAACGCACCGATGCAGGAAGTTGCTGGCTCGAACGGCGCCGGGGTCATCTGGCGCGCTCTGATGGAACGCTACCACGAAGGGCGCCCTATCCTGACATTCGAGCCGCCAGATGGGATCAGCGAAGTGGTGATCTGCGCCGACACCGGCGCACTCGCGGATGAGCATTGCCCGCGACCGATCAGCGAGCGATTCATTGCTGGCACTGAGCCGCGCACCAGTGATGTGACCATCCTGACCGTTCGCGTCTCCGATGACGGCGCCTGTCTGGCGGCATCGTACACCCCACCGGAGCGTGTCCGCCAGGTCACATTCGTTGTTTATCCGCTGGCATTCCGGGACTGGGCGGAGTCACATGGCATTCCCCAACCGCCACAGCGCTACTGCCCGCCGCCGGAAGCCTCAACCGGGCGTGAAGGAGGGATCATCGCACGAATCACCCAACCGATCACTAACACGACCGTGCACGGACCGCTGGTGTATGTGCGGGGCGCCGCTCTCGGCGTCTATGCACTTGAGATCGCACCCGGTCGCAGCCCCCAGGGAGGCTGGCGCACGATTGCCCGCGGCGAGGCGATCCAGGAAGGTATGCTGGGCATCTGGCAGACAGGCGACGACGCGCCGGGAGAATATACACTGCGTCTGCGCGTGACGACCCGCGAGGGGATTCTGCTCGAACAACACGTGTGGGTGCGGCTGGAAGGAGAAGCAGGAAGCGGGAACTGA
- a CDS encoding GAF domain-containing protein yields MNRLELNDVLEAIVEHAARLAGTEHGYIHLRLADAELMEMKVGIGRFALNRGSVIAPGEGVSGRVWQSGEPMMVEDYRSWEGRIERLEMIDFGAVIAAPLKSRGDVIGVLGVAYDAANPFDFHTIAALLARFADLAAIAIDNAQLYTAAQREIAERQRIEAELRASAQHLHDLYTVTKRQAQELRLLGQVRSVLARAIDLSVIFYSVVEAIARTFGYTQVCIYLREHDELVLQHQVGYSHIPERIPFGKGIISRTILSERPALIADVSADSDFLGAIEGVVSEICVPLWEDDRVIGALNVESINGVVLTEDDLRLMTELAEHIHVAIERARLYERLWQRVQQLDALYSIMGDITGNLNLDDVLRAIVTRMLTLIRAAHGALALYDAQQNHLIVHVSVNMDYDYAGVRLALGEGAMGKAALTRQPVVVCDYRAWSERSLQCEAESTANVLAVPLLAGDELIGAMSAGDGDLKRIFTADDIRLLSMFAQQATVAIKNARLFEEVQYLAITDPLTGLYNRRYFLSAARRELERAHRHHSPLVVIIADLDDFKRINDDFGHPVGDRALRAFSDLLRRELRSIDLVARYGGEEFILLLPETDENGGVQVVERVRLLWSQTTIATGQGVARMTSSFGMAVYAEPFDGMSIDTLVARADEALLCAKQAGKNRLEIWQLQVEGGR; encoded by the coding sequence ATGAATCGTCTGGAACTCAACGATGTGCTGGAGGCGATCGTTGAGCATGCCGCGCGTCTGGCGGGAACGGAGCACGGCTATATCCATCTTCGCCTGGCGGATGCCGAACTGATGGAGATGAAAGTCGGCATTGGCCGGTTTGCGTTGAATCGCGGCAGTGTGATTGCTCCGGGCGAGGGGGTTTCCGGGCGCGTCTGGCAATCAGGCGAGCCGATGATGGTGGAGGATTACCGGTCGTGGGAAGGGCGCATCGAGCGGTTGGAGATGATTGATTTTGGGGCAGTGATTGCAGCGCCGCTGAAGTCGCGCGGGGACGTGATCGGGGTGCTGGGAGTGGCGTATGATGCAGCGAACCCCTTCGATTTTCATACCATCGCGGCACTCCTCGCCCGCTTCGCCGATCTCGCGGCGATTGCGATTGATAATGCGCAATTGTACACCGCAGCGCAGCGAGAAATTGCTGAGCGACAGCGCATCGAGGCGGAACTGCGCGCGAGCGCGCAGCATCTGCACGATCTGTACACGGTCACGAAGCGGCAGGCGCAGGAGTTGCGACTGCTCGGACAGGTGCGTTCGGTGCTGGCGCGGGCGATCGATCTGTCGGTCATCTTTTATTCGGTGGTCGAGGCAATCGCCAGAACCTTCGGCTACACGCAGGTCTGCATTTATCTGCGTGAACACGATGAACTGGTACTGCAACATCAGGTCGGGTATTCGCACATTCCAGAGCGCATTCCGTTCGGAAAAGGGATTATCAGCCGCACCATCCTGAGCGAACGACCGGCGCTGATTGCCGATGTGAGCGCCGACAGCGATTTTCTTGGCGCAATTGAAGGGGTGGTGTCCGAAATTTGCGTGCCGCTCTGGGAAGATGACAGGGTTATCGGAGCGCTCAACGTTGAAAGCATTAACGGCGTTGTGCTCACCGAAGATGACCTGCGTTTGATGACGGAACTGGCGGAACATATCCATGTCGCCATTGAGCGCGCGCGGCTGTATGAGCGGTTGTGGCAGCGCGTGCAGCAACTCGATGCGCTGTACAGCATCATGGGCGATATTACCGGCAATCTGAATCTCGATGATGTGTTACGGGCGATCGTAACGCGGATGCTGACTCTGATACGCGCCGCGCACGGTGCGCTGGCGTTGTACGACGCGCAGCAGAATCATCTCATTGTCCATGTGAGCGTTAACATGGACTACGACTATGCCGGTGTGCGCCTGGCGTTGGGGGAGGGGGCGATGGGCAAGGCGGCGCTTACGCGCCAGCCGGTCGTTGTGTGCGACTATCGCGCGTGGAGTGAGCGTTCGCTCCAGTGCGAGGCGGAGTCAACGGCGAATGTCCTGGCGGTTCCGCTGCTGGCGGGCGATGAACTGATCGGCGCGATGAGCGCGGGAGACGGCGATCTCAAGCGAATCTTCACCGCAGATGATATCCGGTTGCTCAGCATGTTCGCGCAACAGGCGACGGTTGCGATCAAAAATGCCCGTCTGTTTGAAGAAGTGCAGTATCTGGCGATCACCGATCCGCTTACGGGGCTGTACAACCGGCGATATTTTCTGAGTGCGGCGCGGCGCGAACTCGAACGCGCGCACCGTCACCACTCGCCGCTGGTGGTGATCATTGCCGATCTTGACGATTTCAAACGGATCAACGATGACTTCGGTCATCCGGTTGGTGATCGGGCGCTGCGGGCGTTCAGCGATCTGTTACGCCGCGAATTGCGCTCTATCGATCTGGTGGCGCGCTATGGCGGTGAGGAATTCATTCTGCTGTTGCCGGAGACGGACGAAAACGGCGGCGTGCAGGTTGTCGAGCGTGTGCGCCTGCTGTGGAGCCAGACAACGATTGCAACCGGTCAGGGGGTGGCGAGGATGACGTCCAGTTTTGGCATGGCAGTGTATGCTGAGCCGTTTGATGGGATGAGCATCGATACACTGGTCGCACGGGCGGATGAGGCGCTGCTCTGTGCGAAGCAGGCGGGTAAGAATCGGCTGGAAATCTGGCAGTTGCAGGTGGAAGGCGGAAGGTGA
- a CDS encoding amidohydrolase, with translation MNDPIILYNGPVYTLNPAQPRAQAVAVRDGRIIAVGSEGKVRAAVTGRAEGINLNGRALIPALTDAHVHLVAHALARRNIALDDAATLDEALQRIDAAAQHLPEGAWVRGRGWDHSRWGRWPTAAHLDAVIGDRPAYFSRKDGHSAWVSSAALRLAGITGDTPDPPGGAIQREHGEPTGILLETAIDLVHRHIPEPEQDERLAAVREAITEAHSYGMVGMHLPASMTPGDGAQTLSDVQTLREHDHLHLRCLVYFGLDELDAALALGIRSGLGDRWVRIGGVKIFADGSLGSQTAEMLAPYEGSSNRGIAVLSFDDLRDAVRRSIHGGLAVMIHAIGDAANRKVLDAIEAALPGAPALRIPNRIEHCQVVHPNDLPRFARLGVIASMQPIHCTTDMAMAEQLWGRRCAYAYAWRALLNAGATLAFGSDAPVESLNPWLSIHAAVTRQRLDGEPAGGWYPEQRLTVEEALRGFCSGSATAAGTAHEQGMIAPGMLADLAVLSADPFKIDPSALHTVRADMTMLEGRIVWEG, from the coding sequence ATGAACGACCCGATTATTCTCTATAATGGTCCTGTCTACACGCTCAACCCGGCGCAACCGCGCGCACAGGCGGTCGCGGTGCGCGATGGGCGCATTATTGCAGTCGGCAGCGAGGGCAAGGTACGCGCTGCCGTGACCGGACGCGCCGAGGGGATTAACCTCAATGGTCGCGCGCTTATTCCCGCGTTGACCGATGCCCACGTTCACCTGGTCGCCCATGCTCTGGCGCGTCGCAACATTGCGCTCGACGACGCAGCGACGCTCGATGAGGCGCTGCAACGGATCGACGCTGCGGCGCAACACCTCCCCGAAGGCGCCTGGGTGCGCGGACGCGGGTGGGACCACTCGCGCTGGGGGCGCTGGCCCACTGCGGCGCACCTCGATGCGGTCATCGGAGACCGACCGGCGTATTTCTCGCGCAAGGACGGTCATTCCGCCTGGGTTAGCAGCGCGGCGCTGCGCCTGGCAGGCATCACCGGTGATACCCCCGATCCGCCCGGCGGCGCCATCCAGCGCGAGCACGGCGAACCAACCGGCATCCTGCTGGAAACGGCGATAGATCTGGTGCATCGTCATATTCCTGAGCCGGAGCAGGACGAGCGCCTGGCGGCAGTCCGCGAAGCGATCACCGAAGCCCATTCCTACGGTATGGTCGGCATGCACCTGCCAGCCAGCATGACCCCCGGCGATGGCGCCCAGACCCTCAGCGACGTGCAAACCCTGCGCGAACACGATCACCTGCACCTGCGCTGCCTGGTCTATTTCGGTCTCGATGAACTCGATGCGGCGCTGGCGCTCGGCATACGCAGCGGACTGGGCGATCGCTGGGTCCGGATCGGCGGCGTCAAGATCTTCGCCGATGGATCGCTTGGATCGCAGACGGCAGAGATGCTTGCGCCCTATGAAGGCAGCAGCAATCGCGGCATTGCCGTCCTGTCGTTCGATGACCTGCGCGACGCTGTTCGCCGCTCGATCCACGGCGGTCTGGCAGTGATGATTCACGCCATCGGCGATGCCGCCAACCGCAAGGTGCTCGATGCCATCGAAGCGGCGCTGCCCGGCGCTCCGGCGCTCCGCATTCCCAATCGCATCGAGCATTGCCAGGTGGTGCATCCCAACGATCTGCCGCGTTTCGCCCGTCTGGGCGTCATTGCTTCGATGCAGCCGATCCACTGCACCACCGATATGGCGATGGCAGAACAACTCTGGGGACGGCGCTGCGCGTATGCGTATGCCTGGCGCGCTTTGCTCAACGCTGGCGCAACGCTTGCATTTGGATCCGATGCGCCGGTCGAATCGCTCAATCCCTGGCTCAGCATCCATGCCGCCGTGACCCGGCAGCGACTGGACGGTGAACCTGCTGGCGGATGGTATCCAGAACAGCGGTTGACCGTTGAGGAGGCGCTGCGTGGCTTTTGCTCAGGAAGCGCAACCGCAGCCGGGACTGCCCATGAGCAGGGTATGATTGCACCCGGTATGCTTGCCGATCTCGCCGTCCTGTCCGCCGATCCGTTCAAGATCGACCCATCAGCGTTGCATACGGTGCGCGCCGATATGACCATGCTCGAGGGTCGAATCGTCTGGGAAGGCTAA